From Vicugna pacos chromosome 6, VicPac4, whole genome shotgun sequence, a single genomic window includes:
- the LOC102543951 gene encoding olfactory receptor 4F6-like: protein MDQVNGSVVTEFVLLGLAQSLGMQLLLFLFFSTFYVGIILGNLFIVFTVIFDSHLHSPMYILLANLSLVDLGLSSTTVPRMISDLFSDCKIISLHSCMIQMFFIHITGGVEMVLLIAMAYDRYTAICKPLHYLTIMNPKMCMLLVVAAWTIGVIHAVSQFVFVVNLPFCGPNNVGSFYCDFPRVIKLACIDTYGLEFVVTANSGFISMGTFLLLIASYIFILVTVRQYSSKDLSRAFFTLSAHITVVFLFFLPCMFLYVWPFPTKSLDIFFAIVDFVVTPVLNPAIYTLRNREMKVAMRRLSRQVVSSRDLM from the coding sequence ATGGACCAAGTAAATGGTTCTGTGGTAACTGAATTTGTGTTACTGGGACTTGCACAATCCTTGGGAATGCagcttttactttttctcttcttctctacATTCTATGTGGGAATTATCCTGGGAAACCTCTTCATTGTATTTACAGTGATTTTTGACTCTCACTTACACTCCCCCATGTATATTCTGCTGGCCAATCTATCACTAGTTGACCTGGGCCTTTCATCTACCACAGTTCCTAGGATGATCTCGGATCTTTTCAGTGACTGTAAAATCATTTCCTTGCACAGCTGCATGATACAAATGTTCTTCATCCACATCACAGGAGGAGTTGAGATGGTGCTGCTCATAGCCATGGCATATGACAGGTACACAGCAATCTGCAAGCCTCTTCATTATCTAACTATTATGAACCCCAAAATGTGCATGCTTTTGGTAGTGGCTGCTTGGACCATTGGAGTGATTCATGCTGTGTCTCAGTTTGTTTTTGTCGTAAATTTACCTTTCTGTGGGCCCAATAATGTGGGGAGCTTTTACTGTGATTTTCCTAGGGTTATTAAACTTGCCTGCATAGATACTTACGGACTAGAATTTGTGGTCACTGCCAACAGTGGCTTCATATCTATGGGTACCTTCCTTCTCTTAATTGCATCATACATCTTTATTCTGGTCACTGTCCGACAATATTCTTCAAAGGATTTATCCAGAGCATTCTTCACTCTGTCAGCTCACATCActgtagtgtttctgtttttccttccatGCATGTTTCTCTATGTGTGGCCTTTCCCTACTAAGTCACTAGATATATTTTTTGCCATTGTGGACTTTGTTGTCACTCCTGTCTTAAATCCTGCCATCTATACTTTAAGGAACAGAGAGATGAAGGTGGCAATGAGAAGGCTAAGCAGACAGGttgtaagttctagagatctgatGTAA
- the LOC102544215 gene encoding olfactory receptor 4F15-like — MDGVNDSVVSEIVLIGLSNSWEMHLFLFWFFFVFYMGIILGNLFVVFTVIIDSHLHSPMYFLLANLSILDLGLSSTTVPKMISDLFTDCNIISFPKCMTQIFFIHVMGGGEMVLLIAMAYDRYTAICKPLHYLTIMSPKMCVSFVVASWIVGIIHAISQFAFVINLPFCGPNKVDSFYCDLPRVMKLACIDTYKLEFVIITNSGFISMATFFSLIISYIFILVTVWKRSSGDLSKAFVTLSAHITVVILFFMPCMFLYVWPFSTTALDKYLFIVVFAITPVLNPAIYTLRNKDMRVAMRRLGKRIVGSGGIS; from the coding sequence ATGGATGGAGTAAATGACTCTGTGGTATCTGAAATTGTATTAATTGGACTTTCAAATTCATGGGAGATGcatcttttcctcttttggtTCTTCTTTGTGTTCTACATGGGAATTATCCTGGGAAACCTCTTTGTTGTGTTCACAGTAATTATTGACTCTCATTTACACTCCCCCATGTACTTCCTATTGGCCAACCTCTCTATTCTTGATCTAGGTCTTTCCTCTACCACGGTACCCAAAATGATCTCTGATCTTTTCACGGACTGCAACATCATTTCCTTTCCAAAATGCATgacacagatattttttattcatgTCATGGGTGGAGGTGAGATGGTGCTGCTTATAGCCATGGCATATGATAGGTATACTGCAATCTGTAAGCCTCTCCACTACCTGACAATTATGAGCCCCAAAATGTGTGTTTCCTTTGTAGTGGCTTCCTGGATAGTTGGGATAATCCATGCTATATCTCAGTTTGCTTTTGTCATAAACTTGCCTTTTTGTGGCCCTAATAAAGTAGATAGTTTTTATTGTGATTTACCTCGGGTCATGAAACTTGCTTGTATAGACACTTATAAGCTGGAATTCGTAATCATCACTAACAGTGGGTTTATATCCATGGCTACCTTCTTCTCTTTAATTATATCCTACATTTTCATTTTGGTCACTGTCTGGAAACGTTCTTCAGGAGATTTATCCAAAGCGTTTGTCACACTGTCAGCTCATATCACtgtagtaattttatttttcatgccaTGCATGTTTCTCTATGTGTGGCCTTTCTCTACAACAGCACTGGATaagtatttgtttattgttgtctTTGCCATCACCCCTGTCTTAAATCCTGCTATCTATACATTAAGAAACAAAGACATGAGAGTTGCCATGAGAAGACTGGGCAAACGGATTGTAGGTTCTGGTGGGATTTCATAA